A window of Saccharomyces paradoxus chromosome XIII, complete sequence contains these coding sequences:
- the ATR2 gene encoding Atr2p (boron transporter involved in boron efflux and resistance~similar to YMR279C): MFPIFKKKTSVQGTDSEINEKTTMKTNDKVIVSTEDEEVTTIASSIKSNQVTNDSPWQDPTYFGSFGKELMFIATCMLAQLLNQAGQTHALCIMNVLSKSFNSEANNQAWLMASFPLAAGSFILISGRLGDIYGLKKMLMVGYVIVIVWSIISGLSKYSNSDAFFITSRAFQGVGIAFILPNIMGLVGHVYKVGSFRKNIVISFIGACAPTGGMFGGLFGGLIVTEDPDQWPWVFYAFGIATFLSLLMAWYSIPNNVPTNIHGLSMDWTGSALAIVGLILFNFVWNQAPIVGWDKAYIIVLLIISVIFLVAFFVYESKYAEVPLLPREMTKNRHMIMILLAVFLGWGSFGIWTFYYVSFQLNLRHYSPVWTGGTYFVFVIFGSMAAFFVAFSIKRLGPALLLCFSLIAFDAGSIMFSVLPVEQSYWKLNFAMQAILCFGMDLSFPASSIILSDGLPMQYQGMAGSLVNTVINYSASLCLGMGGTVEHQINKSGNDLLKGYRAAIYLGIGLASLGFLISVTYMLENLWNQRRKCEKKSLEA; this comes from the coding sequence ATGTTTCCCAtctttaaaaagaaaacgagCGTGCAGGGCACGGACTCTGAGATAAATGAGAAAACGACAATGAAAACAAACGACAAAGTGATAGTTTCCacagaagatgaagaggtGACAACAATAGCTTCTTCAATCAAGTCAAATCAAGTGACCAATGACTCGCCATGGCAAGACCCCACTTACTTTGGTTCCTTCGGGAAGGAGCTAATGTTCATAGCCACATGCATGTTGGCACAATTATTGAATCAAGCCGGCCAAACTCATGCTCTCTGTATAATGAACGTGCTTTCGAAATCCTTTAATTCAGAAGCGAACAATCAGGCATGGTTGATGGCATCTTTCCCATTGGCTGCTGGGTCATTTATTCTTATTAGTGGGAGGTTAGGAGATATTTATggattgaagaaaatgttgaTGGTTGGTTATGTTATTGTGATCGTTTGGTCTATAATTTCTGGTCTTTCCAAATATTCTAATAGTGACGCGTTTTTCATTACAAGTCGCGCATTCCAAGGAGTAGGAATTGCGTTCATTTTACCGAATATTATGGGGCTTGTTGGCCATGTTTATAAGGTCGGTTCATTCAGGAagaatattgttattaGTTTCATCGGTGCATGTGCTCCAACAGGCGGCATGTTTGGTGGCTTATTCGGGGGATTAATTGTCACCGAAGACCCCGATCAGTGGCCTTGGGTGTTTTATGCCTTTGGCATTGCAACGTTTCTAAGTTTATTAATGGCTTGGTATTCTATCCCAAACAATGTACCAACAAATATTCATGGGCTTTCAATGGATTGGACTGGTTCCGCTCTTGCCATTGTTGGACTGATTCTCTTCAACTTTGTCTGGAATCAAGCACCAATAGTAGGCTGGGATAAAGCTTATATCATTGTTCTTCTAATAATATCTGTGATATTCTTGgttgctttttttgtttatgaGAGTAAGTATGCAGAGGTTCCTCTTCTACCTCGTGAAATGACCAAGAACCGTCATATGATTATGATTTTATTAGCCGTATTCCTGGGATGGGGGTCGTTTGGTATTTGGACATTTTATTACGTATCCTTCCAACTAAACTTGAGGCATTATAGCCCTGTCTGGACTGGTGGTAcgtattttgtttttgtcattttcgGATCTATGGCGGCATTCTTTGTCGCCTTTTCTATCAAGAGATTAGGACCGGCCTTACTACTATGTTTTTCACTAATAGCATTTGATGCCGGTTCCATAATGTTCAGTGTGTTGCCAGTGGAACAAAGCTATTGGAAATTGAACTTTGCAATGCAGGCTATATTATGCTTTGGAATGGACCTGTCATTCCCGGCTTCATCCATTATATTGAGTGACGGTCTCCCAATGCAGTACCAAGGTATGGCTGGATCATTGGTAAATACAGTTATTAATTATTCGGCGTCTCTATGCTTAGGTATGGGAGGTACTGTTGAACACCAAATTAATAAAAGCGGCAATGATCTCTTGAAAGGTTATCGAGCAGCTATCTATTTGGGCATTGGGCTAGCTTCTCTTGGTTTTTTGATCAGTGTTACTTACATGCTTGAAAACCTTTGGAATCAACGTAGAAAGtgtgaaaagaaaagtttgGAGGCATAA